CAAACCAGGCAAGACGACTTCGGCCACCCGCTGAAAGCCGTGCCAGCTACCGGGCGCGGGCCGTGCCGCGTGTCGTTGCGGCCGTTTACGGTGGGCGTCGATATGCGCATTCTAGCCGCCTATTCACCGTTTTCCCAGGCCAGCCCCTACGCCGAAACCGGCCCCATCTTTATTTCGGCCGAAGCCGTGGCTCCGTACACCGATGTACACCGCTTCCCACCCAAAATCAAGGCCGACAAAGTACATTTCCCACTGTCGTTGCTGGGCTACTCCGCTGCTGAGCACATGGTGTACACCGAGCAGGTAGGCGACCAGGACATCGACCAGCGCATCGAACAAGTATTTGCCACGCGCCCGGAAGTGGCGTTTCTACACGTGCGCAACTCGGAAGCCTGCTGCTTTATCTGCAAAGTGGAGCGGCGGTAGACTTTCGGGTAAACAACTTCGATGTATCACCAACCTTGGCACAAAAAAGCCGCCGCAACCAGCAGTTGCGGCGGCTTTTGGCGTTGTGGTCAGCAGGTTTGAGCGGCTTGCTTGAAGCCAATTCAGATTCCTCGCTTTGCTCGGCATGACGGCTATTCAATCCACTTGAACTTGTATTCCAGCTTGGGCACGGGCATCCGGTCGGCGACGCGGCGCAGGCGGTTGGGCAGGGCCATAATGTACTCGCGGGCCTTCTCGGCGGCGCCGTTCAGGCCGGTTATCTGGTCGATTTTCCAGTCTTTGATGAGCGTGTCGAGGATGTCGGTGTAGTCGTGGCTGGTGTACACGCCCAGGCGCTGGGCGGCGTCGGTGAAGTGGCCGAAGGTTTTGCCCATCTCCACGCCCAGCTCGCGCATGTAGTGGGCGGGCATCACAATCTTTTTGCGCATCATGTCCTCGAAGGCCAGCATCATCTCGGAGGGGTCCACCTCAAAGATTTTCTCCACGAAGGTTTTGTAGACGCGGGCGTGGCGGGTTTCGTCGCCGGCAATCATGCCGCAGATTTTGGAGAGCTGGTCGTCGCCGGCTTTGCGGGCCAGCATGCCCACGCGGCGGTGCGAGAGGTTGGTGGCCGTTTCCTGGTAGCTGGTGTACACGAAGGCCCGGTACGGGTCGTGGGCCGTGCCCAGGTCGAAGCCATCGGCAATGAGGTACTGGGTGCTGACCTCAAACTCGCGCATGTTGACGCGCCCGCACAGGTAGAGGTAGCGGTTGAGCAGGTCGCCGTGGCGGTTTTCCTCGGCCGTCCACCCCCTGATCCACTGGGCCCAGCCGTTGTTGGGGTCGCGCCCCAGGTCGTCGAGCTGATGAAACCAAGCCTCGTAGTTGGGCAAGGCTTCTTCGGTGATGGTGTCGCCGATGAGCACGGCCAGCAGGTCGTAGCTCAACTCCTTGGCCCGCTCCCGCAGCTGCTTTACCTGGTCGAAAAAGTTGTCGAGGCGGGAATCGGGCAAAAAATCGGTGGGCTGCCAGCTGCTCTCCACACTTTTGAGAAACGAGCCGAGATTGGAACGCAAAAAGGGCTCCAAGTACTGAAGCACTTCCGCACGAGAAGTCATAGAGGCGGTAATCATGGCGAAGCCGGAAAAAAAGGGAAAACAGGGATGGCCAAAGGTATATACTCGCTACCCCGAGGCTGGAGAATTAAGTCCGAAAGCGGGCACAAAATTTTGGCTTTACATCCTTAATGCGGGAATTTTGTACGCATTTGATACAGCTGGGCCCGCTCAGCCCGCCCTGAATCAGGCTGCACCGGCACCAGCACCCGCAGTGGCTGCCCGGAAGCGGGCCGCAGCGCCAGCTGCCGGTTAAGAATGGCCGCTGCTTCCGGCGTAAGCACCCAGGCCACGCCGGGCCGGCCGCCCAGCCGCCGCAGAGCCTCCGTGAAGTCGCGGGTGCCGGTGAGCTGCTGGCGCAGGGCCGCCTGCGAAGGGTGCAGAGTGTGCCAGCCGGCCACCGCCAGCCGCTGCAGGTCGAGTACAGGCAGCGTGTACGTAGCCAGCGGCGGCGCGGGCCCGTCGTTGAACGGGGACTCGGCTTTGAAGGTAGGCTCCCAGGCATCGGACACGAGCAGCGCCGAGCGGCCGGCCACGTGTTGCAGGCGCTGCCGCTCGGTGCGGTTGCGCTGCTGTTCCTGCGCTAGCACCACGCGGCGGTGTGCGGTTTTGTAAGCATACGGGACGGCGGCTACGGCCAGCACCGCCAGCAGCACCCGCGCCGCCCGCGTCGGCTCCAAGGCCGGCAGTTGAAATACGTATACCACATTGCCCAGCACCCACAAATCGAGCAGCGGCAGGGCCAGGCGGGGCGGCAGCTTGAGCACCGTGCCTACGCCCAGTGTTAGGCCTACGTAGGCCAGCTGCACCAGCCAAAACCCGCGCTCCGTGCTGCGCTGCCGGGCCGCCAGCACCCAGGTAGCCAGCAGCAGTAGCAGCAGCGGAAAATAGTCGCGGGCCAGTTGGGTTACAGTGGCCGTGAGCTTGCCGGGGGCAGTGTGGGCGAGGAAATAAGCCGGGCGGATGGGCGTTGCGCGCCGGAAAAAAGCCTCGTTTACCAGCGTCGAGTCGGCCAGCATCCAGCGGTGGGCGGCGGCCAGGGCCAGGCTATCCTGGGCGGTAAGAGGTTGCGCGGGTGGGGCGGTCAGCTGGAAGTCCAACAGGTTGGATTTGAGCACGTCGAGGCGGCGGAAGGTGGCGGCTTCGGGGCTCCAGGTGAGGTGGAGGCACAGGGCTCCGAGGAGGCTCCAGGCGGCGGCTCCGCCCAGCACCGGCCCGGCCCGGCGCCCGGCCAGCCACCACGCCCCCGGCGCGGCCACCACGGCGCCCAGCACCGCGGCGCTGGGCCGCACCAGCCAGGCCAGTCCGAAGGCCAGCAGCCCCAGCACCAACGCCCATCGGGCCGGGGTGCGCTGAGCCGCGAATAACACCCCGGCCCCCGCCAGCAGCACCGGCACCCGCACGTAGCTAAACCAGAAGCCGTGCTCCAGCCACGCCACCCCGAAAAACAGCCCCAGAAAAGCCACCAGCCCCGCCCCCGGCAGCCTCCCGCGCAGCAGCTTTTCGAGCACCGCACCTCCCAGCACCGTGGCCGCATACAGCAGCCCATACAGCGTCAGCGCGTACCAGGGCACCATCGGCGCCGAGCGGTACAGCGCCGCCCACACCGCCGCGTAGCCGTGGAAGTACAGGTGCAAGTCGGTGACGGGTGCGGCGGCTGAAGTGCCCCGCAGCAGGCCCACGATGGTCAGGTCGTCGTTGGTTTCAAGGTAAGCGCCCAGCCCCGCGCCGCTCAGCAGCAAAAACAAGAGTGGCAGCAGCAAAAGCAGGAAACGGCGCAACATGAGCCGCAAGGTAGGGAGTTAGGGGCTTGTTAGGGACGTAGGGTCTTGGGGGCTTAGGGGCTTAGATGATGTTCGATTTCAGCTGTCATCCTTTATCCGACGTCCGCTTAGCGAAGGACCTGCTCACGCCAGAACGACTGGCAACTGAACAGAAGGCTCAACAACGACTCGTTTAGCGGGCATAAGCTCCTTCGGCTACCGCCTCAGATGACAGAACATCAACTAAGCCCCCAAGCCATATTGTAACGCAAGGCTAACCAACCAGTATTGACATGTGACACGACAGAACATCAACTAAGCTCCTAAGTCCCCAAGACCCTAAGTCCCTAATTTGCATCCGTGAATCGAACTGGACCCGGCCTGGCTACGTGGGCGCTGCTGTTTGTGGCGGCGTTTACCGTAGCGTACTTCTTCCTGACGCATGAGGGGCTGTATGCCCTGGACGATTATTTCTACGCCCGTTATGCCCACCAGCTGCTCAGCGGCACGTTTCGGGTGGAGCCCGACCCGCTGGGCCTGCTCCACGACCCGCTGAAGGAGCGGTTCCTGATTTTTGGGCCAGTGGCGGGCTTGTATGCCTTGCTGGGCGTCAACATCATCAGCACCACGCTCTGGCCCCTGCTGGCCACGCTGGGCTGCGCGGTGCTGATGTGGCGGCTGTACGGGCGGCGCGAGCCGGTGGTAGCGGCCGGGGCCATGCTGCTGCTGGGGCTGCACTACTTCACCCTCAACCTCACCAACTACCTCTATCCCGACAACATTCTGATGTTCTGGTGCCTGGCTTGCGCGGCGGCGCTGCTGAGCGGGCGGCGGCCGGGGCGGCAGCAGCCGGGGCGCTGGGGGCTGCTGTTTGCGGGCCTCAACTTCGCCGCCCTGCTCAGCAAGGAAACCATCATCTACTACCTGCCTTTCTACGTGGGCGTGCTAGTTCTCGACCTGCGTCGGCGCCGCCACGGGCGGTTCTGGGCCGTAGCAGTGGGTTCGGGAGCAGCGTTGCTGGTAATCTATTTGGGGTTTTATCAGGTGTTTACGGATGATGCCCTGTACCGCCTCCACCTGATTGAGCGCACCAACGAGTTTCTGAAAGAAGGCAACTACCTGCTCGGCAACCGCGCAGCCCTAGTGGCCCGCCTGACGTGGCAGCCGCTGGCGTTTTTCGTAAGCATCGGCCTGGCGCCTATGCTGGTGCTGGCGGCGGTGGCCGCCAGGCGCCCCGGCCCTGTTTTAGCCTCGGAAGCACCCGAAACCGGGCCAGACCGGCAGTTCTGGCTGGCGCTGGCGGGCAGCACCCTGGCGTTCTACTGGCTGGGCAGTACCTCGTTCAGCCAGTACAACCCCATCACCCTGCTGCCGCGCATGACCACGCCCTTGCTGCCACCTCTGGCCTTGGCCGCGGGCTTCGGCCTGCGCCACGTGCTGCTGGAGGGCACGGGTCGCGCGGCGGCCGGCGTGGGCGCCCTGCTGCTGGGCGCCGCCGCGTGGCTGCACAACAGCCTGTCGGTGGTGTACGGGGCGCTGGGACTGTACTGGCTGGCGGTGGGCCTGGGGCAGGGCCGCCGCTTCTGGCCCGCGGCCTTGCGGCCGGGCACTGGGGCGCTGGTGGCCCTTACGCTGCTGGTACTGGCCGGCAGCCTGGCCCTGCGGCCAGTGTACTTTATGCAGAAACCGTCGGTGTCCTCGCACTTCGCCCAGGAGCGAGTGATACGCGGCCACCTCACAGCCCCGGCCGCTCAGGGCGTGGTGTTCGTGGATGACTACCTGATTGGCAATTACGACTTTTACTACAGCTTCCGAGTGCCGCCGGGCCTGCGCTACCGCCGTTTCTGGGCCCGCGACTCGGTGCAACTAGCGCCCGGCGAGCGGGCCTGGCTTTTGCTCAACCGCAGCACCCTCACCAACGACGAACTCACCCGCAAGCTCATCCGCTACTCCCCCGACTCTGTGCTCAGCTGGTACCCCCGCCGCCGGCTCGTGGAGCAGTATGGGAAAGTGGAATTGTATGAGGTGAAGTGGTGAGGCGGTTAGTAGGAAGGTGATGAGATGGGGAGGTGAGCCGCAGGAACGGCAACCCCAGCGGGGCGACATATCGGTAGTAAAGTCTGCCCGCTAGACCGTCAAAGCCCCAGCGGGGCGACACCACCATCTGCGGCCGATTGGGTGTCGCCCCGCTGGGGCTCTAAATTATTATTACCGGATGGTTTCTACCGACATGCCGCCCCGCTGGGGCTGCCGTTCCTGCGGCTCACCTCCCCATCTCATCACCTTCCTACTAACCGCCTCACCACCACTCCCAACAACCAATCCACTACTTGCACCCGGCGCAGCTGGCGCAGCAGCTGGTACAAGTCGCGGGCTTCGGGGAGGTTGCGGTGGCGGACGGCCTGGCGCAGCTCCCAGCGCACGCGCACGGCCAGGGCGTCGCGCTCGGCCTCGGTGCGGCACAGGGCCAGGGCCTTGTGGCAGACGCGGATGGTGGAGCGCAGGTAAGGGTCGTGGGGGCGGTAGCCGCGGCTCGACATGGACTGCGGATGCAGGCGCTTCTGGGTGGTGACTTCATCGAGAAAGTGAAACTCCCAGTCGCGGGCGGCGCGCACCCAGAAGTCGAAGTCCTCGTAAGCCAGGGCTTCGTCGTAGCCGCCCAGCTCCAGCAGGGTGGCGCGGCGCATCATCATGGTGGGCGTGCTGATGAAGTAGCGGGCCAGCACGTCGGCAAACACCAGGCCCGAGGCGGGGCGCGGGTGCAGGCCGCGGGCGTCGCGGCGGAAGTGGTAGCGCACGTGGCGGTCCTGCTCGTCAATCAACTCGGCATCGGAGTACACCATGCCGCAGCGCGGACCCGCCTGCTGAAACGCCGCCACCTGCCGGGCCACGCGGGTGGGCAGCAGTACATCATCGGTGGCGAAGTCAATAACGAACTCGCCCCGGCTACGGCTTAGAGCCTGATTGAAGGCCCGGCAGTTACCCACGTTCTGGGGCAGTAACAGCAGGTGCCAGTGCGGGTGCGCCGCGGCATAGCGCCGCAGCACCTCGGCGCTGCCATCGGTGCTGGCATCGTCTACTAGCCACACTTCCAGGCGGGGGTAGGTCTGGGCCAGGATGGAATCCAGGGCCGTTTCCAGAAACCGGCCGTGGTTGTAGCATAGGGCCACGATGGTGACGAGGGGCTGGTCCGGCTCGGGAGTGTGCATAGCGGCGCAAGATACGTGCCCTGGCCCCGACCACACCGCGCCGCGTGTCCTTCCTCGCCCTACTTGGAATGACGGTTCAACTACGCTCTACCACAGCTCCCGCCGGAAGTACCACAACCCCCAGGCCAGTACCAGCCCAAACCGCGCGGCGTGGGCCAGCGGGGCGCCCAGCAGGCCGTAGCGGGGCAGCAGCAGGGCCAGCAGCCCGGCCAGCAGGGCCGCCGAAGCAGCCTGCACGGCCACGTAGCGCCCCACCTGGGCCTGGGCCGTGAGCTGAAACAGGAGCGTCCAGGTCAGGAACTTAGCCCAGTCGCCGAGCAGCTGAGGGGCCAGCAGAAACCCGGCCGCGGCGAAGCTCGGCGTAAATAGCAGCGGCAGCAGCCAGCCGCGCAGCAGCCACAGCAGCCCTAAGCCCAGGGCCGCAGCGGCGGCCACCACGACCAGCACCGTGCGCACCAGTCGGCGACGCTGGCCGAGTTGTCCGCTCAGTGCCGCCAGCCGAGGGTAGTACGCGCTACCCATCACAGCCGAAAACACCATGGTATAGTTGTCGGACAGCTTGGCTACGGCCTGCCACAAGTCGGTTTGGGCTAGGCTGAACTGCCGAATCAGGACTTCGCGCAAGCCAAAGTCCACGGCTTTGCTGAATAGCAGCACGCTCACGGCCATAAGCAGAAACCGGCCCAGCTGCCGCACCGCTAGCCGGCTCGGCCGGAGCCGTAGCGACGGTAGCAGGCCGGCGCGGCGGGCCAGCACCAGGGCCGGCAGCACGGTCAGGCCCTGGGCCAGCAGGTAGGCCAGCAACGCGCCCGGCACCGACCAGCCCAGGCCCAGCGCCCCGGCCACTGCCCCCACGCCCAGGGCGCTCAGCAGCACCGTCAGGCCGACGTAGGCCCGTAGGCGGCCGGCGGCCAGCAGCACTGCTCCCACGAAGGCGTAGGCCGTGAGCAGCCCCAGGCCCAGCAGCAGCGTCAGGCCCCAGCCGGCCCCAGTGCCGAACAAACCCAGCAGCTGCCCCGGCGCCAGCAGCAGGGCTAGGCCACTCAGCAGCAGGGCCCCGGCATTCAGCACCAGCCCGGCTCCCAGCCAGGCCCGGTACCGCCCCGAGTTCGGCCGCAGGGGCGCCAGGTACTTCACCACACCCACGTGCACGCCGTCGTTGGGCAGGGTGGTGAACAGGGCCATCAGGTTCTGGAAGTGGGCCAGCAGCGTGAGGCCGCCGGGCCCGCCGTACACGGCCAGCAGCTTGTTGAGCAGCAGCGCCCCCGCCGTGCGCGCCCCCACCGCCACCCCCGAGCCCACCGACCCACGCAGAAACCGCGCCGCCACCATCGACCGGGACTCAGGCTGGGAAGTTGATACAGGCATTTTTTTTAGCTACAAGCTGTAAGCTGTAAGCTGCAAGCCGCAAGCTACGTGCTTTTAGGCCGCAAGCCTAAATCGGGAGCTGCAAGCCACTTCAGTAGCTCATAGCTTTAGTTTTGGGTGGTGAAACAAAACTCTCACCTTGCTACCACGGCTAAACTGCTTGCAGCTTATAGCTTGCAGCTCCCTTTGCAGCTCCCCTCACAGCTCCCGCTCAAACGTGAGTTTGAGGCTGGGCACGCCGCCCAGGTGGCGCTTGAACTGGAGCAGGGACTGATTCAGTCCCTCGGGCAGCGTGGACGTGCCCAGGTCGAGCAGGCGCAGGCCACTGGCTTGGCAGAAGGCGTGCAAGCCAGCGTTGAGCAGCACCACCGGGCTGAAAGCATTATAAGCCAGCGGGCTAGCCGGATAGAAATTGTACAGCACCCCGTTGCCGACCAGGATGGCCACCGTCAGGGCGGCCCACTCGCCCTGGGCATTGCGCACCGAAAACAGAAAGTGCTGGTTGGGGAACTGCTGAAACAACTCTTGCAGACGCTCCAGGGGCAAGGACAGCGCCTGGCCTTTCTCCTGGCGGCAGCGGCTCAGAAACTCGTAGGCCCAGGGCAGCAGCAGCGGCGGCTCCTGCTCGAAGCGCAGGCCGTGCCGCTCGCACTTGTGCAGGCGCCGCCGCTCCGACGGGTGCAGGCGGGCCCGAAAATCAGCCGCGCAGGGCAGGTGGTTGTTGATTTCAGCCAGGGCCACGCGGTAGCCCAGGCGCGTGAGCACGTGGGTGAGGCGGGCACTGGCGGCGGGGGCGTAGGCGAAGGGATAGGGCCGCAGCATGAGGCGCCGCACCCCGCGGGCCGCCAGCTGCCGGTGTACTTCCTCCAGAAATGCCGCCAGCACCTCCGTGGGCAGCTCCGGGGCCAGCTGCACCGCCCCAAACGGCGCCTGCCAGGGGCTGCGGGCCGCCTGCCCCGCCTCGTCCCCGAACACGGGCAAGTGCGCGACGGTGTGGCCCGTGTGCGTATCTTCCAGAAAGAAAGCTGCCTGCAACCCCGCGTGGCGCTGCAAAGCCAGGTGCGCCGGCGTCAGGTACAGAAACGGTTCGTAGGCCGGCGGCAGCACCGGGGCGGCGGCCGCGGCGGGCAGTTGCCGCACCTGGTACCGGCCGCCCGGCTCCAGTGGCCCCGG
This region of Hymenobacter sp. YIM 151500-1 genomic DNA includes:
- a CDS encoding DUF1203 domain-containing protein — encoded protein: MSNFRIVPVDAAWAARLRQTRQDDFGHPLKAVPATGRGPCRVSLRPFTVGVDMRILAAYSPFSQASPYAETGPIFISAEAVAPYTDVHRFPPKIKADKVHFPLSLLGYSAAEHMVYTEQVGDQDIDQRIEQVFATRPEVAFLHVRNSEACCFICKVERR
- a CDS encoding acyl-ACP desaturase; protein product: MITASMTSRAEVLQYLEPFLRSNLGSFLKSVESSWQPTDFLPDSRLDNFFDQVKQLRERAKELSYDLLAVLIGDTITEEALPNYEAWFHQLDDLGRDPNNGWAQWIRGWTAEENRHGDLLNRYLYLCGRVNMREFEVSTQYLIADGFDLGTAHDPYRAFVYTSYQETATNLSHRRVGMLARKAGDDQLSKICGMIAGDETRHARVYKTFVEKIFEVDPSEMMLAFEDMMRKKIVMPAHYMRELGVEMGKTFGHFTDAAQRLGVYTSHDYTDILDTLIKDWKIDQITGLNGAAEKAREYIMALPNRLRRVADRMPVPKLEYKFKWIE
- a CDS encoding ArnT family glycosyltransferase; translation: MNRTGPGLATWALLFVAAFTVAYFFLTHEGLYALDDYFYARYAHQLLSGTFRVEPDPLGLLHDPLKERFLIFGPVAGLYALLGVNIISTTLWPLLATLGCAVLMWRLYGRREPVVAAGAMLLLGLHYFTLNLTNYLYPDNILMFWCLACAAALLSGRRPGRQQPGRWGLLFAGLNFAALLSKETIIYYLPFYVGVLVLDLRRRRHGRFWAVAVGSGAALLVIYLGFYQVFTDDALYRLHLIERTNEFLKEGNYLLGNRAALVARLTWQPLAFFVSIGLAPMLVLAAVAARRPGPVLASEAPETGPDRQFWLALAGSTLAFYWLGSTSFSQYNPITLLPRMTTPLLPPLALAAGFGLRHVLLEGTGRAAAGVGALLLGAAAWLHNSLSVVYGALGLYWLAVGLGQGRRFWPAALRPGTGALVALTLLVLAGSLALRPVYFMQKPSVSSHFAQERVIRGHLTAPAAQGVVFVDDYLIGNYDFYYSFRVPPGLRYRRFWARDSVQLAPGERAWLLLNRSTLTNDELTRKLIRYSPDSVLSWYPRRRLVEQYGKVELYEVKW
- a CDS encoding glycosyltransferase, which encodes MHTPEPDQPLVTIVALCYNHGRFLETALDSILAQTYPRLEVWLVDDASTDGSAEVLRRYAAAHPHWHLLLLPQNVGNCRAFNQALSRSRGEFVIDFATDDVLLPTRVARQVAAFQQAGPRCGMVYSDAELIDEQDRHVRYHFRRDARGLHPRPASGLVFADVLARYFISTPTMMMRRATLLELGGYDEALAYEDFDFWVRAARDWEFHFLDEVTTQKRLHPQSMSSRGYRPHDPYLRSTIRVCHKALALCRTEAERDALAVRVRWELRQAVRHRNLPEARDLYQLLRQLRRVQVVDWLLGVVVRRLVGR
- a CDS encoding MATE family efflux transporter; the protein is MPVSTSQPESRSMVAARFLRGSVGSGVAVGARTAGALLLNKLLAVYGGPGGLTLLAHFQNLMALFTTLPNDGVHVGVVKYLAPLRPNSGRYRAWLGAGLVLNAGALLLSGLALLLAPGQLLGLFGTGAGWGLTLLLGLGLLTAYAFVGAVLLAAGRLRAYVGLTVLLSALGVGAVAGALGLGWSVPGALLAYLLAQGLTVLPALVLARRAGLLPSLRLRPSRLAVRQLGRFLLMAVSVLLFSKAVDFGLREVLIRQFSLAQTDLWQAVAKLSDNYTMVFSAVMGSAYYPRLAALSGQLGQRRRLVRTVLVVVAAAAALGLGLLWLLRGWLLPLLFTPSFAAAGFLLAPQLLGDWAKFLTWTLLFQLTAQAQVGRYVAVQAASAALLAGLLALLLPRYGLLGAPLAHAARFGLVLAWGLWYFRRELW
- a CDS encoding GNAT family N-acetyltransferase; this encodes MPLLAALVSSLPGPLEPGGRYQVRQLPAAAAAPVLPPAYEPFLYLTPAHLALQRHAGLQAAFFLEDTHTGHTVAHLPVFGDEAGQAARSPWQAPFGAVQLAPELPTEVLAAFLEEVHRQLAARGVRRLMLRPYPFAYAPAASARLTHVLTRLGYRVALAEINNHLPCAADFRARLHPSERRRLHKCERHGLRFEQEPPLLLPWAYEFLSRCRQEKGQALSLPLERLQELFQQFPNQHFLFSVRNAQGEWAALTVAILVGNGVLYNFYPASPLAYNAFSPVVLLNAGLHAFCQASGLRLLDLGTSTLPEGLNQSLLQFKRHLGGVPSLKLTFEREL